Proteins encoded together in one Onychomys torridus chromosome 1, mOncTor1.1, whole genome shotgun sequence window:
- the LOC118579349 gene encoding olfactory receptor 10V1-like, which translates to MEEGNQTGMVLFHFRPFSKLPELQMLIFVVFLMMYLVSIGGNTSIVLTIWINRCLHTPMYFFLANLASLEIFYSSTIAPLTLASVLSTERTVVSLAGCGTQMFFFIFLGSADCILLAIMAYDRFVAICHPLRYSLIMSWHLCVQLALGSLLLGFILAMQLTVLIFQLPFCSSKEISLFYCDVLPVMRLACADTRVHEATLFVVSVIVLTIPFLLITLSYVFIVDAILKIRSAEGRHKAFSTCSSHLTVVLLQYGCTSLIYLCPSSSYSPDRGQVVSVVYTFVTPVLNPLIYSMRNRELKDALRKVVMRFFLLEKQ; encoded by the coding sequence atggaagaaggaaaccagACTGGGATGGTCCTCTTCCACTTCCGCCCCTTCTCCAAACTCCCCGAGCTGCAGATGCTGATCTTTGTGGTCTTTCTCATGATGTACCTAGTCAGCATTGGAGGAAACACATCCATCGTCCTCACCATCTGGATCAATCGGTGTCTTCACACCCCTATGTACTTCTTCCTGGCAAACCTGGCCAGCCTGGAGATCTTCTATTCTTCTACCATAGCTCCCCTGACTCTGGCCAGCGTCCTGTCCACAGAGAGAACTGTGGTCTCCCTGGCAGGCTGTGGTACCCAGatgttcttcttcatcttcctgggCAGTGCTGACTGCATTCTGCTGGCCATCATGGCCTATGACCGGTTTGTGGCCATCTGTCACCCTCTGCGCTACAGCCTCATCATGAGCTGGCACTTGTGTGTCCAGCTGGCCCTGGGGTCCCTGTTGCTGGGTTTCATCTTGGCCATGCAGTTGACTGTGCTCATCTTTCAGCTGCCTTTCTGCAGCAGTAAGGAAATCAGCCTGTTCTACTGTGATGTCCTCCCTGTCATGAGGCTGGCGTGTGCAGACACCCGTGTCCACGAGGCCACTCTGTTTGTGGTCAGTGTCATTGTCCTCAccatccctttcctcctcatCACTCTGTCCTATGTCTTCATTGTAGATGCCATCCTGAAGATCCGCTCAGCTGAGGGGAGGCACAAAGCCTTCTCAACCTGCTCCTCTCACCTGACTGTGGTCCTCCTGCAGTATGGATGCACAAGTCTTATCTACTTATGTCCCAGCTCCAGTTACTCTCCTGATCGGGGCCAAGTGGTATCTGTGGTTTATACATTCGTCACCCCTGTGCTGAACCCCTTGATCTACAGCATGAGGAACAGAGAACTCAAGGATGCCTTGAGGAAGGTGGTCATGAGATTCTTCCTGCTTGAAAAACAATGA
- the LOC118577595 gene encoding olfactory receptor 10V1-like produces MEEGNQTGMVLFHFRPFSKLPELQMLIFVVFLMMYLVSIGGNTSIVLTIWINRCLHTPMYFFLANLASLEIFYSSTIAPLTLASVLSTERTVVSLAGCGTQMFFFIFLGSADCILLAIMAYDRFVAICHPLRYSLIMSWHLCVQLALGSLLLGFILAMQLTVLIFQLPFCSSKEISLFYCDVLPVMRLACADTRVHEATLFVVSVIVLTIPFLLITLSYVFIVDAILKIRSAEGRHKAFSTCSSHLTVVLLQYGCGSLIYLCPSSSYSPDRGQVVSVVYTFVTPVLNPLIYSMRNRELKDALRRVIMKFFFGSNT; encoded by the coding sequence atggaagaaggaaaccagACTGGGATGGTCCTCTTCCACTTCCGCCCCTTCTCCAAACTCCCCGAGCTGCAGATGCTGATCTTTGTGGTCTTTCTCATGATGTACCTAGTCAGCATTGGAGGAAACACATCCATCGTCCTCACCATCTGGATCAATCGGTGTCTTCACACCCCTATGTACTTCTTCCTGGCAAACCTGGCCAGCCTGGAGATCTTCTATTCTTCTACCATAGCTCCCCTGACTCTGGCCAGCGTCCTGTCCACAGAGAGAACTGTGGTCTCCCTGGCAGGCTGTGGTACCCAGatgttcttcttcatcttcctgggCAGTGCTGACTGCATTCTGCTGGCCATCATGGCCTATGACCGGTTTGTGGCCATCTGTCACCCTCTGCGCTACAGCCTCATCATGAGCTGGCACTTGTGTGTCCAGCTGGCCCTGGGGTCCCTGTTGCTGGGTTTCATCTTGGCCATGCAGTTGACTGTGCTCATCTTTCAGCTGCCTTTCTGCAGCAGTAAGGAAATCAGCCTGTTCTACTGTGATGTCCTCCCTGTCATGAGGCTGGCGTGTGCAGACACCCGTGTCCACGAGGCCACTCTGTTTGTGGTCAGTGTCATTGTCCTCAccatccctttcctcctcatCACTCTGTCCTATGTCTTCATTGTAGATGCCATCCTGAAGATCCGCTCAGCTGAGGGGAGGCACAAAGCCTTCTCAACCTGCTCCTCTCACCTGACTGTGGTCCTCCTGCAGTATGGATGTGGAAGCCTCATCTACTTATGTCCCAGCTCCAGTTACTCTCCTGATCGGGGCCAAGTGGTATCTGTGGTTTATACATTCGTCACCCCTGTGCTGAACCCCTTGATCTACAGCATGAGGAACAGAGAACTCAAGGATGCCTTGAGGAGAGtgataatgaaatttttttttggttccaaCACATGA